The proteins below are encoded in one region of Triticum aestivum cultivar Chinese Spring chromosome 1B, IWGSC CS RefSeq v2.1, whole genome shotgun sequence:
- the LOC123099490 gene encoding uncharacterized protein, whose protein sequence is MEANKNKSQMAGLDLNALPDECTDAVTWTDVHCSALEDNVSLEDVIISKKPCRASCPAPLDVSELRRSSRRTRFQGFKSPSVVDHPRRRPLVKPHHSPSAAAGPHLPLAAPRTASPSAPAPPPPSTTIPLLQHIGVSYCSISASERSDECLVQAPSTDDDGNPT, encoded by the coding sequence atGGCTGGCCTTGATCTGAATGCACTACCGGATGAATGCACAGATGCAGTTACCTGGACTGATGTGcattgttctgctttggaagatAATGTGTCCCTGGAGGATGTTATTATTTCCAAGAAGCCGTGTCGTGCTTCCTGCCCTGCACCTTTGGATGTCTCTGAATTGCGTCGCAGTTCTCGCCGCACCAGGTTCCAAGGATTTAAGTCTCCATCTGTTGTTGATCATCCCAGGAGGCGCCCCTTAGTCAAGCCTCACCACTCTCCTTCAGCTGCAGCTGGACCACATCTACCACTGGCGGCCCCTCGTACTGCTAGCCCATCTGCGCCTGCACCGCCTCCACCATCCACCACAATACCCCTTCTCCAGCACATCGGTGTCTCCTATTGCAGCATCTCAGCTTCAGAGCGGTCCGACGAGTGCCTTGTGCAGGCTCCATCCACTGACGATGATGGGAACCCTACCTGA